The following coding sequences are from one Culex quinquefasciatus strain JHB chromosome 1, VPISU_Cqui_1.0_pri_paternal, whole genome shotgun sequence window:
- the LOC119770403 gene encoding uncharacterized protein LOC119770403: MLLRIPVKKQQDVYITKADKGNKTVVIAAKEYKEKMQQLVNDTTTYKRTRANPTTKTREGLNKLVEEWGNEGHIDEKTRKKLFIPMCCSTPRIYGLPKIHKVGRPLRPVVSTIGSVTYAMAKFLTGILNNIVGKTEYHVRNSFEFAEEIAKFRVPEGYVMYSLDVVSLYTNVPVDKIVDGVQERWNEVRRYTTIPWGSFKTALEIVLRSSFFQYEQQLYTQCFGVPMGSPLSPVGSSVVLEKLEREGIAKLKEKNITLALYKRYVDDCLVVGREEEIDEVMQVFNSFHSSLKFTVEKENEKKLRFLDLTLERSGEKISKSWFPKQKTGRYLDFNSESPYAHKKNTVIALLDRALKLSDVEHREKSLSTVHDILRANNYPTCFVKQLQRERVDALYNSLDHVARGLEPGEKFASLPYIPHLSEKIGKVLRKHGIVAAFKPMDKVREAVFTKLKDKIPKMRQQNVVYSVPCGACGMEYIGQTSQYLEKRLSQHQSSVRLNTGGTGLTQHAIERGHQFDYANTKILERVEKERNRKAAEMVHIKLREGSTVNLQRESTAMSNVYTGVVNKLRDLRFAAHTNTSVASSIEGVGLNQT, translated from the coding sequence ATGTTGTTGAGAATACCAGTCAAAAAGCAGCAGGATGTTTACATCACCAAGGCGGACAAGGGCAACAAAACAGTGGTGATTGCTGCCAAGGAGTACAAGGAAAAAATGCAACAGCTTGTAAATGACACCACCACATACAAACGTACCCGCGCGAACCCAACCACCAAAACGCGCGAAGGTCTAAACAAGCTTGTGGAAGAATGGGGGAACGAAGGACACATCGATGAGAAAACGAGAAAGAAATTGTTTATCCCAATGTGCTGCTCAACGCCAAGAATCTATGGCCTCCCCAAAATCCACAAGGTGGGCCGCCCTCTGAGGCCGGTAGTCTCCACAATCGGTTCGGTCACCTATGCGATGGCGAAGTTTTTGACTGGTATTCTCAACAACATCGTCGGGAAAACAGAATATCACGTCAGAAACAGCTTCGAATTCGCTGAGGAGATCGCGAAGTTTCGCGTTCCAGAAGGCTATGTCATGTACTCCCTAGATGTCGTTTCGCTGTACACAAACGTCCCGGTAGACAAGATCGTGGACGGCGTGCAGGAGAGGTGGAACGAGGTACGGAGGTACACAACCATCCCGTGGGGCAGTTTTAAGACAGCGCTAGAAATTGTCCTACGATCATCGTTTTTCCAGTACGAACAACAACTGTACACGCAATGTTTTGGTGTCCCCATGGGCTCCCCGCTCTCACCAGTGGGTTCGAGCGTAGTACTGGAGAAATTGGAGAGAGAGGGAATCGCGAAGCTGAAGGAGAAGAACATCACTCTCGCACTCTACAAACGGTATGTTGATGATTGCTTGGTGGTGGGGAGAGAGGAGGAGATAGATGAGGTAATGCAGGTGTTCAATAGTTTTCACAGTAGCTTGAAGTTCACTGTGGAAAAGGAGAACGAAAAGAAATTGCGTTTTCTGGACCTGACTCTGGAAAGAAGTGGTGAAAAAATTTCCAAGTCATGGttcccaaaacaaaaaaccGGGCGCTACCTGGACTTCAACTCAGAAAGTCCATACGCGCACAAAAAGAACACGGTGATTGCTCTTCTTGACCGCGCGCTAAAGCTCTCGGACGTCGAGCACCGTGAGAAAAGCCTGAGCACTGTGCATGACATCCTCCGTGCCAACAACTACCCCACGTGTTTCGTCAAACAGCTGCAGAGAGAACGAGTGGACGCGCTGTACAACTCGCTAGACCACGTGGCGAGAGGATTGGAGCCAGGAGAGAAGTTTGCGTCTCTCCCATACATCCCGCACCTGAGCGAGAAGATCGGCAAGGTGCTGAGAAAGCATGGAATCGTTGCAGCGTTCAAGCCGATGGACAAGGTGAGGGAGGCCGTTTTTACCAAATTGAAGgataaaatcccaaaaatgcGACAGCAAAACGTGGTGTACAGCGTCCCCTGCGGCGCCTGTGGGATGGAGTACATTGGCCAAACATCACAGTACCTCGAGAAACGGTTGAGCCAACACCAAAGTTCCGTACGACTCAACACGGGAGGGACGGGACTCACCCAACACGCGATCGAACGCGGCCACCAGTTCGATTATGCCAACACGAAGATTTTAGAAAGAGTGGAGAAAGAGCGAAACAGAAAGGCGGCCGAAATGGTACACATCAAGCTGAGAGAAGGGAGCACGGTGAATCTCCAGAGAGAATCCACAGCGATGTCCAACGTCTACACTGGGGTTGTAAACAAACTGCGGGACTTACGGTTTGCAGCCCACACTAACACAAGTGTAGCGTCGTCGATCGAGGGTGTGGGGTTAAATCAGACGTAG